The proteins below come from a single Sorghum bicolor cultivar BTx623 chromosome 4, Sorghum_bicolor_NCBIv3, whole genome shotgun sequence genomic window:
- the LOC8073842 gene encoding ATP-dependent DNA helicase homolog RECG, chloroplastic — MSFTGSAPVVRVISLEFRRGRSRRIVSKMRFRNALGSRLFQWCSREYHTSVRKLLDVDGASERSKLLKKVSVLMGYSNPQDLAEQQIAPGESAAELLSAFKEIDFPEIVAKFPCIKIGDASPVELYEDSTNMKFKETVLSENLTSFIRGSGRNLETAYEFHNDCHPLSQTPTTADDLSISEEESINEDIPLMTQHISQEPAVDKKSCPKLLSDATTSDNSILDKSIRCLPGTTSRQYRQLEDAGFHTVRKLLQHFPRTYADLQNPQGPIEDGQYIMLFGTVISSRGIKVKSTLGFLEVVVGCSIVESELSSSVEGCHSRAEQKRIHLHLKKFFSGTRFSSQYFLNCMSAKHKEGDLVYVSGKIKKALANGHYELKEHTIDALEGEGEQSTMLDRKPHPIYPSKAGLKPSLLGLSISRALKILNPDVDPMPPDVLVEFNLLNLFDAYMGIHKPKDRSEADLARRRLIFDDFFYLQLGRLFQMLEAVGTRVEKEELLYKCKNHELNTVGVDDWSPLTKKLLRALPYSLTQSQMNAVKEIIWDLRRPVPMNRLLQGDVGCGKTIVAFLACMEVVNSGFQAAFMVPTEVLAVQHYEHLTSLLEKFDGDEKPNIALLTGSTSTRESRIIRNGLKTGEIAMVIGTHSLIADKTDFSSLRISVIDEQQRFGVVQRGRFNSKLYTSSSKLSDENTSSDETSDSETFMAPHVLAMSATPIPRTLALALYGDMSLTQITDLPPGRQPIETLALEGNDVGFETVFQMMRDELLDGGKVYLVYPIIDESEQLPQLRAATAEFDSIKKKFEGYPCGLLHGRMRSNEKEEALSSFRSGETRILLSTQVIEIGVDVPDASMMIVMNAERFGIAQLHQLRGRVGRGERKSRCIFLASTLSTLPRLKVLEKSSDGFYLANADLLLRGPGNLLGKKQSGHLPEFPIARLEIDGSILQEAHLAALKVLVASNDLALYPRLKVELSMRQPLCILGD; from the exons ATGTCCTTCACTGGTTCCGCCCCCGTAGTAAGGGTAATCTCTTTGGAGTTTCGGAGGGGGCGCTCTAGAAGGATCGTTTCCAAAATGAG ATTTAGGAATGCTCTCGGTTCTAGACTCTTTCAGTGGTGTTCGCGAGAGTATCATACATCTGTCCGGAAGCTGTTGGATGTGGATGGAGCGTCGGAGAGATCAAAGCTTCTTAAAAAA GTGTCTGTTTTGATGGGTTATAGTAATCCACAAGATTTAGCTGAGCAACAAATAGCCCCCGGGGAATCTGCTGCAGAGTTGCTTAGTGCTTTCAAAGAAATTGATTTCCCAGAAATTGTTGCAAAGTTTCCATGCATAAAAATTGGTGATGCATCACCTGTTGAGCTGTATGAGGATTCTACTAACATGAAGTTTAAAGAAACTGTGCTTTCTGAAAACCTCACAAGTTTCATCCGAGGTTCAGGTCGAAATTTGGAGACAGCTTATGAATTTCATAATGACTGTCATCCATTGAGTCAAACACCCACAACTGCAGACGATCTTTCAATCAGTGAAGAGGAATCAATCAATGAAGATATTCCTCTCATGACACAGCATATTTCTCAGGAACCAGCAGTTGATAAGAAGTCTTGTCCCAAGTTATTGTCAGATGCTACAACCTCTGACAACAGTATACTGGATAAAAGTATCAGGTGCTTGCCTGGAACAACTAGTAGGCAATATCGCCAGCTAGAGGATGCTGGTTTCCATACG GTCCGCAAATTATTGCAGCATTTTCCTCGGACTTATGCAGATCTGCAAAACCCTCAAGGCCCCATAGAAGATGGGCAGTACATTATGTTATTTGGTACTGTTATATCTTCCAG GGGAATCAAGGTTAAGTCCACTTTAGGTTTTCTTGAGGTGGTTGTTGGTTGTTCCATAGTCGAGTCTGAATTGAGCTCTTCAGTTGAGGGTTGTCACTCCAGAGCAGAGCAGAAGAGAATTCATTTGCACCTCAAGAAATTTTTCAGTGGCACGCGTTTCTCTTCCCAATATTTTCTTAACTGTATGTCAGCAAAGCACAAAGAGGGGGATCTTGTTTATGTCAGTGGTAAG ATTAAAAAGGCGCTTGCTAATGGCCATTATGAGTTGAAGGAACACACAATTGACGCTCTTGAAGGAGAAGGGGAACAAAGCACTATGCTTGACAGGAAACCACACCCTATATACCCATCAAAAGCGGGATTAAAACCTAGTCTGCTGGGCCTTTCGATCTCTAG GGCCTTGAAGATACTGAACCCGGATGTTGATCCTATGCCTCCTGATGTTCTCGTTGAATTCAACTTGCTTAATCTTTTTGAT GCTTACATGGGAATTCACAAACCTAAGGATCGATCTGAAGCTGATTTAGCTCGAAGAAGGCTTATATTTGATGATTTCTTTTACCTCCAG TTGGGAAGACTATTTCAAATGCTTGAAGCAGTTGGTACGCGGGTTGAGAAAGAGGAATTGTTATACAAGTGTAAAAATCATGAGCTAAATACTGTTGGTGTAGACGATTGGTCTCCTCTTACAAAGAAATTGTTGAGGGCTCTTCCTTATTCGCTTACTCAAAGTCAAATGAATGCTGTTAAAGAGATTATATGGGATCTCAGGAGACCAGTTCCCATGAACAGACTCTTGCAG GGGGATGTTGGCTGTGGAAAGACCATTGTTGCTTTCCTGGCATGTATGGAGGTTGTTAATTCAGGGTTTCAG GCCGCTTTCATGGTTCCAACAGAGGTGCTTGCTGTCCAGCATTATGAACACCTAACTTCATTGCTAGAGAAGTTTGATGGAGATGAGAAACCAAATATTGCCTTGCTAACTGGTTCAACTTCCACAAGGGAGTCAAGGATAATTCGAAAT GGTCTGAAAACTGGAGAGATAGCCATGGTCATTGGAACACACAGCTTAATAGCTGATAAAACTGATTTTTCATCTTTACGCATCTCTGTTATAGATGAACAGCAGCGCTTTGGAGTTGTACAGAGAGGCAGGTTTAATAGTAAG CTATATACTTCTTCCTCAAAGTTGAGTGATGAAAATACAAGTTCAGATGAGACCTCTGATTCTGAAACATTTATGGCTCCCCATGTTCTTGCGATGTCAGCTACCCCAATTCCAAGAACATTGGCACTTGCTTTATATGGTGATATGTCTCTTACTCAG ATTACGGACCTGCCTCCTGGAAGGCAACCTATTGAAACGCTTGCGCTTGAAGGAAATGATGTTGGGTTTGAAACTGTCTTCCAG ATGATGAGGGATGAACTGCTAGATGGGGGCAAGGTCTACCTTGTGTATCCTATCATAGATGAATCCGAGCAGTTGCCACAACTCCGTGCTGCAACGGCTGAATTTGATTCCATAAAGAAAAAATTCGAAGGCTATCCCTGTGGGCTATTGCACGGCcgcatgaggagcaatgagaaggaaGAAGCTCTTAGCAGTTTTAGAAGCGGAGAAACACGCATTCTCCTCTCAACACAAGTGATTGAGATCGGGGTCGATGTTCCTGATGCTTCCATGATGATTGTCATGAATGCCGAGAGATTTGGAATCGCTCAACTGCATCAGCTGCGAGGGAGAGTAGGCCGTGGTGAAAGGAAATCCAGATGCATATTCCTGGCTTCCACTTTGAGCACGCTGCCAAGGTTGAAGGTGCTTGAAAAATCTTCTGATGGGTTTTACCTGGCTAACGCGGACCTGCTGCTCCGTGGCCCTGGCAATCTACTAGGCAAAAAGCAATCTGGTCATCTTCCGGAATTTCCAATAGCTAGATTGGAGATCGATGGCAGTATTTTACAAGAGGCCCATCTTGCCGCTCTG AAAGTGCTGGTCGCAAGCAATGACCTAGCATTGTATCCACGGCTGAAGGTGGAGCTCAGCATGAGGCAGCCATTGTGCATTCTTGGAGATTGA